One window from the genome of Aphelocoma coerulescens isolate FSJ_1873_10779 chromosome 19, UR_Acoe_1.0, whole genome shotgun sequence encodes:
- the FLOT2 gene encoding flotillin-2 isoform X4, translating to MGNCHTVGPNEALVVSGGCCGSDEKQYVYGGWAWAWWCITDTQRVSLEVLTILCRCENVETSEGVPLISLEIMTLQPRCEDVETAEGVAITVTGVAQVKIMTEKELLAVACEQFLGKNVQDVKNVVLQTLEGHLRSILGTLTVEQIYQDRDQFAKLVREVAAPDVGRMGIEILSFTIKDVYDKVDYLSSLGKTQIAAVQRDADIGVAEAERDAGIREAECKREMLDVKFMADTKIADSKRAFELQKAAFTEEVNIKTAEAQLAYELQSAREQQKIRQEEIEIEVVERKKQIEVEQKEVVRMEKELMATVKQPAEAEAYRIQQIAEGEKVKQILLAQAEAEKIRKIGEAEAFVIEAVGMAEAEGLKLKAEALQKYGEAAQLALVLDALPEIAAQVSAPLSKVNEIVILSGEKGSTMSDVNRLLAEVPASVRAITGVDLTKLPLFQKATEAKE from the exons gtggCTGCTGTGGCTCTGATGAGAAGCAATATGTGTATGGAGGCTGGGCCTGGGCATGGTGGTGCATTACTGACACCCAAAG AGTGTCTTTGGAGGTTTTGACCATCCTCTGTCGCTGCGAGAATGTTGAGACGTCGGAGGGGGTCCCACT GATTTCCCTAGAGATAATGACGTTACAGCCCAGGTGTGAGGACGTAGAGACGGCGGAGGGGGTAGCTATAACTGTCACAGGTGTGGCACAG GTGAAGATAATGACCGAGAaggagctcctggctgtggcctgTGAGCAGTTCTTGGGGAAGAACGTGCAGGATGTGAAGAACGTGGTCCTGCAGACACTGGAGGGACACCTGCGCTCCATCCTAG GTACCCTGACAGTGGAGCAGATCTACCAGGACAGGGACCAGTTTGCCAAGCTGGTGCGGGAGGTGGCAGCTCCCGACGTGGGTCGCATGGGGATCGAGATCCTGAGTTTCACCATCAAG GATGTCTATGATAAAGTGGATTACCTGAGCTCCCTGGGGAAGACTCAGATTGCAGCTGTCCAAAGGGATGCAGACATTGGAGTGGCAGAAGCCGAGCGGGATGCTGGCATTCGG GAGGCAGAGTGCAAGAGAGAAATGCTGGATGTCAAGTTCATGGCAGATACCAAAATAGCAGATTCCAAACGGGCTTTTGAGTTGCAGAAAGCTGCCTTCACTGAGGAGGTCAACATTAAG ACTGCAGAAGCCCAGCTGGCCTACGAGCTCCAGAGCGCCCGGGAGCAGCAGAAGATCCGCCAGGAGGAGATCGAAATCGAGGTGGTGGAGCGCAAGAAGCAGATCGAGGTGGAACAGAAGGAGGTGGTCCGGATGGAGAAGGAGCTGATGGCCACCGTGAAGCAGCCGGCCGAGGCCGAAGCCTATCGCATCCAGCAGATCGCCGAGGGCGAGAA GGTGAAGCAAATCCTCCTTGCTCAGGCGGAGGCGGAAAAGATCCGCAAGATTGGAGAGGCCGAGGCTTTTGTGATCGAGGCCGTGGGGATGGCGGAGGCTGAGGGGTTAAAGCTGAAAGCAGAAGCGCTCCAGAAGTATGGAGAAGCTGCCCAGCTGGCTCTAGTGCTGGATGCACTGCCTGAG atcGCTGCCCAAGTGTCTGCTCCCCTCTCCAAAGTGAATGAGATCGTTATTCTCAGCGGGGAGAAAGGCAGCACCATGTCCGATGTGAACCGTCTCCTGGCTGAGGTCCCCGCCTCCGTACGTGCCATCACTGGTGTGGATCTCACAAAG CTTCCCCTGTTCCAGAAAGCCACCGAGGCCAAGGAATGA
- the FLOT2 gene encoding flotillin-2 isoform X2, producing MGNCHTVGPNEALVVSGGCCGSDEKQYVYGGWAWAWWCITDTQRVSLEVLTILCRCENVETSEGVPLYVTGVAQVKIMTEKELLAVACEQFLGKNVQDVKNVVLQTLEGHLRSILGTLTVEQIYQDRDQFAKLVREVAAPDVGRMGIEILSFTIKDVYDKVDYLSSLGKTQIAAVQRDADIGVAEAERDAGIREAECKREMLDVKFMADTKIADSKRAFELQKAAFTEEVNIKTAEAQLAYELQSAREQQKIRQEEIEIEVVERKKQIEVEQKEVVRMEKELMATVKQPAEAEAYRIQQIAEGEKVKQILLAQAEAEKIRKIGEAEAFVIEAVGMAEAEGLKLKAEALQKYGEAAQLALVLDALPEIAAQVSAPLSKVNEIVILSGEKGSTMSDVNRLLAEVPASVRAITGVDLTKLPLFQKATEAKE from the exons gtggCTGCTGTGGCTCTGATGAGAAGCAATATGTGTATGGAGGCTGGGCCTGGGCATGGTGGTGCATTACTGACACCCAAAG AGTGTCTTTGGAGGTTTTGACCATCCTCTGTCGCTGCGAGAATGTTGAGACGTCGGAGGGGGTCCCACTGTACGTAACAGGGGTTGCACAG GTGAAGATAATGACCGAGAaggagctcctggctgtggcctgTGAGCAGTTCTTGGGGAAGAACGTGCAGGATGTGAAGAACGTGGTCCTGCAGACACTGGAGGGACACCTGCGCTCCATCCTAG GTACCCTGACAGTGGAGCAGATCTACCAGGACAGGGACCAGTTTGCCAAGCTGGTGCGGGAGGTGGCAGCTCCCGACGTGGGTCGCATGGGGATCGAGATCCTGAGTTTCACCATCAAG GATGTCTATGATAAAGTGGATTACCTGAGCTCCCTGGGGAAGACTCAGATTGCAGCTGTCCAAAGGGATGCAGACATTGGAGTGGCAGAAGCCGAGCGGGATGCTGGCATTCGG GAGGCAGAGTGCAAGAGAGAAATGCTGGATGTCAAGTTCATGGCAGATACCAAAATAGCAGATTCCAAACGGGCTTTTGAGTTGCAGAAAGCTGCCTTCACTGAGGAGGTCAACATTAAG ACTGCAGAAGCCCAGCTGGCCTACGAGCTCCAGAGCGCCCGGGAGCAGCAGAAGATCCGCCAGGAGGAGATCGAAATCGAGGTGGTGGAGCGCAAGAAGCAGATCGAGGTGGAACAGAAGGAGGTGGTCCGGATGGAGAAGGAGCTGATGGCCACCGTGAAGCAGCCGGCCGAGGCCGAAGCCTATCGCATCCAGCAGATCGCCGAGGGCGAGAA GGTGAAGCAAATCCTCCTTGCTCAGGCGGAGGCGGAAAAGATCCGCAAGATTGGAGAGGCCGAGGCTTTTGTGATCGAGGCCGTGGGGATGGCGGAGGCTGAGGGGTTAAAGCTGAAAGCAGAAGCGCTCCAGAAGTATGGAGAAGCTGCCCAGCTGGCTCTAGTGCTGGATGCACTGCCTGAG atcGCTGCCCAAGTGTCTGCTCCCCTCTCCAAAGTGAATGAGATCGTTATTCTCAGCGGGGAGAAAGGCAGCACCATGTCCGATGTGAACCGTCTCCTGGCTGAGGTCCCCGCCTCCGTACGTGCCATCACTGGTGTGGATCTCACAAAG CTTCCCCTGTTCCAGAAAGCCACCGAGGCCAAGGAATGA
- the FLOT2 gene encoding flotillin-2 isoform X1 yields the protein MGNCHTVGPNEALVVSGGCCGSDEKQYVYGGWAWAWWCITDTQRISLEIMTLQPRCEDVETAEGVAITVTGVAQVKIMTEKELLAVACEQFLGKNVQDVKNVVLQTLEGHLRSILGTLTVEQIYQDRDQFAKLVREVAAPDVGRMGIEILSFTIKDVYDKVDYLSSLGKTQIAAVQRDADIGVAEAERDAGIREAECKREMLDVKFMADTKIADSKRAFELQKAAFTEEVNIKTAEAQLAYELQSAREQQKIRQEEIEIEVVERKKQIEVEQKEVVRMEKELMATVKQPAEAEAYRIQQIAEGEKVKQILLAQAEAEKIRKIGEAEAFVIEAVGMAEAEGLKLKAEALQKYGEAAQLALVLDALPEIAAQVSAPLSKVNEIVILSGEKGSTMSDVNRLLAEVPASVRAITGVDLTKLPLFQKATEAKE from the exons gtggCTGCTGTGGCTCTGATGAGAAGCAATATGTGTATGGAGGCTGGGCCTGGGCATGGTGGTGCATTACTGACACCCAAAG GATTTCCCTAGAGATAATGACGTTACAGCCCAGGTGTGAGGACGTAGAGACGGCGGAGGGGGTAGCTATAACTGTCACAGGTGTGGCACAG GTGAAGATAATGACCGAGAaggagctcctggctgtggcctgTGAGCAGTTCTTGGGGAAGAACGTGCAGGATGTGAAGAACGTGGTCCTGCAGACACTGGAGGGACACCTGCGCTCCATCCTAG GTACCCTGACAGTGGAGCAGATCTACCAGGACAGGGACCAGTTTGCCAAGCTGGTGCGGGAGGTGGCAGCTCCCGACGTGGGTCGCATGGGGATCGAGATCCTGAGTTTCACCATCAAG GATGTCTATGATAAAGTGGATTACCTGAGCTCCCTGGGGAAGACTCAGATTGCAGCTGTCCAAAGGGATGCAGACATTGGAGTGGCAGAAGCCGAGCGGGATGCTGGCATTCGG GAGGCAGAGTGCAAGAGAGAAATGCTGGATGTCAAGTTCATGGCAGATACCAAAATAGCAGATTCCAAACGGGCTTTTGAGTTGCAGAAAGCTGCCTTCACTGAGGAGGTCAACATTAAG ACTGCAGAAGCCCAGCTGGCCTACGAGCTCCAGAGCGCCCGGGAGCAGCAGAAGATCCGCCAGGAGGAGATCGAAATCGAGGTGGTGGAGCGCAAGAAGCAGATCGAGGTGGAACAGAAGGAGGTGGTCCGGATGGAGAAGGAGCTGATGGCCACCGTGAAGCAGCCGGCCGAGGCCGAAGCCTATCGCATCCAGCAGATCGCCGAGGGCGAGAA GGTGAAGCAAATCCTCCTTGCTCAGGCGGAGGCGGAAAAGATCCGCAAGATTGGAGAGGCCGAGGCTTTTGTGATCGAGGCCGTGGGGATGGCGGAGGCTGAGGGGTTAAAGCTGAAAGCAGAAGCGCTCCAGAAGTATGGAGAAGCTGCCCAGCTGGCTCTAGTGCTGGATGCACTGCCTGAG atcGCTGCCCAAGTGTCTGCTCCCCTCTCCAAAGTGAATGAGATCGTTATTCTCAGCGGGGAGAAAGGCAGCACCATGTCCGATGTGAACCGTCTCCTGGCTGAGGTCCCCGCCTCCGTACGTGCCATCACTGGTGTGGATCTCACAAAG CTTCCCCTGTTCCAGAAAGCCACCGAGGCCAAGGAATGA